From one Triticum urartu cultivar G1812 chromosome 3, Tu2.1, whole genome shotgun sequence genomic stretch:
- the LOC125549155 gene encoding putative F-box protein At1g50870: MAEAASEGATPPHHGLPDEIFIWEILVRLPPKSLLRCRAVCRAWRSATSACGFLLAHHARQPTLPLVYVRNRDFNDGVFPYGHDGNGASLDIIPVDHRAAADHLRSVARLDQASDFYRLEGSCDGLLVLSLDDDTHFVICNPATRQYAPFWLQSGFMFLGMYRHPPTGEYRLLMCPCWFLAHQVIAGSKDDCYVLSLGSGQPPRNIGPEQTHKLISDTRSVLFRGRLHWYRVQEKVKNNMIIVFDITAESFRQMHVPVRGCTGDDLFEMDGMLGMSSFRDTWTIIDIWVLQDYESEVWTIKCKIELPLMEIRAWCGKDDELCELVVVPGDGELLVLIKFAEWLFQVGMDGKLVATFHRKGVRPTQFQLKQTLVQHDFFPTLEGYVVNNFPFI; this comes from the coding sequence ATGGCAGAGGCCGCAAGCGAGGGAGCGACGCCTCCCCACCATGGCCTCCCGGATGAGATCTTCATCTGGGAGATCCTCGTCCGCCTGCCCCCCAAATCCCTCCTCCGCTGCCGCGCCGTGTGCCGCGCCTGGCGCAGCGCCACCTCCGCCTGCGGCTTCCTCCTCGCCCACCACGCCCGCCAGCCCACCCTCCCCCTTGTCTACGTCCGCAACAGAGACTTCAACGACGGCGTGTTCCCCTACGGCCACGACGGCAACGGCGCCTCCCTAGACATCATCCCCGTCGACCACCGGGCCGCCGCCGACCATCTCAGGTCCGTCGCGCGACTTGATCAAGCCTCCGACTTCTATCGTCTCGAGGGCTCCTGTGACGGCCTCCTTGTCCTCTCCTTGGACGACGACACGCACTTCGTCATCTGTAACCCGGCGACCCGTCAGTATGCTCCCTTCTGGCTGCAATCTGGCTTCATGTTCCTGGGAATGTACCGTCACCCCCCAACCGGTGAGTACAGACTACTGATGTGCCCGTGCTGGTTTTTGGCTCATCAAGTGATAGCTGGGAGTAAAGATGACTGCTACGTTTTATCGCTGGGCTCCGGCCAGCCGCCGAGGAACATCGGGCCAGAGCAAACGCATAAACTGATATCCGACACCAGGTCTGTGCTATTCCGTGGTAGATTGCATTGGTACCGGGTGCAGGAGAAGGTCAAGAACAACATGATAATTGTGTTTGACATCACAGCTGAGTCATTCCGACAGATGCATGTTCCTGTTCGTGGCTGCACTGGTGATGACCTGTTTGAAATGGATGGCATGCTCGGCATGTCCAGTTTCAGAGACACATGGACAATCATTGATATCTGGGTGTTGCAGGACTATGAAAGCGAGGTCTGGACCATCAAGTGCAAGATTGAATTGCCGCTTATGGAGATCAGGGCATGGTGTGGAAAGGATGATGAATTATGCGAGCTGGTGGTTGTGCCTGGAGATGGTGAGCTGCTCGTGCTGATCAAATTTGCCGAGTGGCTATTTCAGGTTGGCATGGATGGCAAGTTGGTCGCCACTTTCCATCGCAAAGGCGTCCGTCCTACTCAATTTCAGCTCAAACAAACTCTTGTTCAGCATGACTTCTTTCCAACACTAGAGGGTTATGTTGTGAACAATTTTCCTTTCATCTGA